A region from the Chlamydiales bacterium genome encodes:
- a CDS encoding RHS repeat-associated core domain-containing protein, whose product MFRFLLLLLAATASLFAELKDPSVLAATDGDPQITISRHVNALTGDFTLFQDDHVIQAVEPLSLRRFYVSGDGRGSRSGWIFFPQTQLTFSLSGKTWRAYVGQPSGGVLVYKDRGNDIYLPDLRKHGKGVTNTAHGVISGRTNLKNSRLINLKKASYKLVCADGTERFYKRKRKNNVMKEYLLHSERLPNQNQIFYEYDTYHRLTLVKTTNPSNTKTYAWARFHYLEESKKRSPADFNIETSDGKLLEYRFVEEVNREGISSFRLNSIKTPEHPTETIEYTKERKSSDKLLRKRLFPEGRELFVEYYSQGTNDVAGQKVKLKDIEDPRCDRVKTLYEQAGPNGELIPAYHFLYQVERKKKRDEYVYKEHGVSEVIDALGCRTAFRFNPSLFPTSIESFDEKNQRRHYLHMAWNEAGELQSKTLSGPDGKEIWTREFFYDEKGNVLEERFLGDLTGLGGRDSYTKKTRYTEENLPSRVEEESGAVTLFTYLPGTPLVRSQLQCDGDKILKREFHQYDADNLPIRTVVDDGAGFDEADLSGVTYRKIVEVKRRQTGPALGFPEEIEQRYLDLISGKEKLLGRCIISYRADGRPIKREIYDAEGLFSHALRTEYDAMGRPCEETNAIGQVQKIAYDLFGNRVRQESFCEQLIKEMVYDKMDRLRQVTETGFDKLVHTSRFEYDTKGRKSASIDHFGNATRYTHNPIGSSVETHYPEVFPWSPKSSSTVDVLGREILRVDERGDSTEISYNAYGKPIRTQHPDGSVEKLIYHKDGSLAEKIDVKGAVSVFSYDVFGREIEKKIYDEKRTLLFSERAEYKGDLQISKTDPVGQTVYYFYDGAGRRVSQEDGFQKITFGYDSLGRPSTTATSDGTSPLITVKEHDLLDRVIEERAEDGEGNTLTRVLYSYDASCNRSSVTKFINGQESTERFVFDSFKRPVAQTDALGFLVETLYDENERNAQGQRVLKKRVIDARGVSTTTLHDALGRVTQTEGRGASDELLSLEKFFYDLGGKCCKQESTLISAARPLSTVTTVWEHGVMGRLLSLTKAAGSVDQRVERYRYDEAGLLREIIKPDGVHLIHEYDALGRKVRLFSSDQSIDYAYAYDPLGRMVSNENLLNHKATTRIYDRRGCLTQEVQEGGASIAYKYDPLARRTALLLADRSSVSYHYDALYLRGVERLSADGDLLYTHKYTEYDQAGNLLSEELAAGVGAQTRTVDMLGRAVSLSSPYFTYAISEFDPSGNILQIKRAEERRSFAYDGLSQLTREKDHTYVSDSHQNRRVQDGVAHTHNALNELLKTEEEHFSYDANGNPILQQMKEEQVRYYYDALDRLIQVISPERYWVIFTYDGLHRRTSKVSYLKEAGTWKESQKLYFLYDDQNEIGAMDDAHTLCQLRILGSVPRAEAGAAVALELDGLLFIPQHDLLGNVVGLISPQTRTLVEKYDYTAFGEEIANTEAPRSPWRYQSKRTDEETHLVYFGRRYYMPSLGRWLTTDPKGYTALSSLYAFCSNNPLTRFDLYGLEDLLEKDLPQKSESRTRSFLSSLASFARNLYAFATETSGTYSTDPSSKPSGAMYVNGILTTQEQAFTAAKTFSELGNGIQVTLMHNASNGPFFDIENCIEEYMGKITREQILLKKEWEGFVENNPPGAEMLVVSSSGGSIIVHGALQRSSPEIRDRITSISVGGGKIIPRGLCHRSYNYMSKRDFVSRIDATIRSEYADQLIVLDPHEDAPFHDHSILSPTFRSVIEGHIKDYQMGNRRE is encoded by the coding sequence ATGTTCAGATTCCTTCTGCTGCTACTTGCTGCCACGGCCTCTCTTTTTGCAGAGCTAAAAGACCCCTCCGTTCTGGCTGCAACAGATGGCGATCCGCAGATCACAATTAGCCGGCATGTGAATGCCCTCACCGGCGACTTTACCCTCTTCCAAGATGATCATGTGATTCAGGCGGTAGAGCCGCTCTCTCTTCGCAGATTCTACGTGAGTGGAGATGGAAGGGGCAGCCGAAGCGGCTGGATCTTTTTTCCTCAGACTCAGCTCACTTTCTCTCTATCGGGTAAAACCTGGAGAGCCTACGTCGGTCAGCCCTCCGGCGGCGTTCTGGTATACAAAGATAGGGGCAATGACATCTACCTTCCGGACTTGAGAAAGCATGGGAAGGGGGTGACCAACACAGCTCATGGCGTTATTTCGGGGCGAACTAATTTAAAAAACAGCCGTCTGATCAATCTCAAAAAGGCCTCGTACAAGCTGGTCTGCGCGGATGGAACGGAGAGGTTCTACAAGCGAAAGAGGAAGAACAATGTGATGAAGGAGTACCTTCTTCACTCCGAGCGCCTTCCCAACCAGAATCAGATCTTTTACGAGTATGATACTTATCATAGGCTTACTCTTGTCAAAACAACCAACCCCTCCAATACAAAGACCTATGCGTGGGCGCGCTTTCACTATCTAGAGGAGAGCAAGAAGAGGAGTCCGGCAGATTTTAATATCGAGACGAGCGATGGGAAACTTCTCGAGTACCGCTTTGTTGAAGAGGTGAATAGAGAGGGGATCTCCTCTTTTCGTTTAAACTCGATCAAAACTCCTGAGCATCCAACGGAGACCATCGAATACACGAAGGAGAGAAAGAGCTCGGATAAGCTGCTAAGAAAACGCCTCTTCCCCGAAGGGAGAGAGCTCTTTGTTGAGTACTACAGCCAGGGAACAAACGATGTTGCGGGCCAGAAAGTTAAACTAAAAGACATTGAAGACCCGCGCTGCGACCGAGTTAAAACTCTCTATGAACAAGCCGGCCCGAATGGAGAGCTGATCCCCGCCTACCACTTTCTCTATCAGGTCGAGCGGAAGAAGAAGCGAGATGAGTATGTCTATAAAGAGCATGGCGTAAGCGAGGTGATCGATGCCCTCGGATGCAGGACAGCTTTTCGTTTTAATCCCTCTCTTTTTCCCACATCGATTGAGAGCTTTGACGAGAAGAATCAGCGTCGCCACTATCTCCACATGGCCTGGAACGAGGCGGGCGAACTCCAGAGTAAAACTCTCTCTGGTCCCGATGGAAAGGAGATCTGGACGCGGGAGTTTTTCTACGATGAGAAGGGGAACGTCCTTGAAGAGCGATTTCTCGGCGATCTCACCGGATTGGGAGGCCGCGACTCCTACACCAAAAAAACAAGATACACAGAGGAGAACCTCCCTTCGAGAGTGGAAGAGGAGAGTGGCGCTGTAACCCTATTTACCTATCTTCCCGGCACGCCGCTTGTGAGGTCGCAGCTTCAGTGCGACGGCGATAAGATTCTTAAAAGAGAGTTTCACCAGTACGATGCGGACAATCTACCTATCCGCACGGTTGTTGATGATGGCGCAGGGTTTGATGAGGCTGATCTAAGCGGCGTCACCTATCGAAAGATCGTCGAAGTTAAACGCAGGCAGACGGGGCCAGCCCTCGGATTTCCAGAGGAGATCGAACAGAGGTATCTCGATCTCATCTCTGGTAAAGAGAAGCTTTTAGGTAGGTGCATCATCTCCTACCGCGCGGATGGACGGCCGATTAAGCGGGAGATCTACGATGCTGAAGGCCTCTTTTCTCATGCTCTGCGGACAGAGTATGACGCGATGGGAAGGCCTTGCGAAGAGACCAATGCGATAGGTCAGGTCCAAAAAATAGCGTACGACCTTTTTGGCAATCGTGTGCGGCAAGAGAGCTTTTGCGAGCAGCTGATTAAAGAGATGGTCTACGACAAGATGGACCGGCTGCGTCAAGTTACAGAGACGGGCTTTGATAAGCTCGTGCATACGAGCCGCTTCGAATATGACACAAAAGGCCGAAAGAGCGCCTCCATAGACCACTTTGGAAATGCGACTCGCTACACACACAATCCCATCGGGAGCTCTGTTGAAACTCACTATCCTGAAGTCTTCCCCTGGAGCCCGAAGAGCAGCTCGACAGTTGATGTATTGGGAAGAGAGATCTTGCGAGTCGATGAGAGAGGGGATTCAACAGAGATCTCCTACAATGCGTATGGAAAACCGATACGCACACAGCATCCCGACGGCTCGGTTGAAAAGCTGATCTATCACAAAGATGGAAGCTTAGCAGAGAAGATCGATGTCAAGGGCGCGGTCTCTGTTTTTTCGTATGACGTCTTTGGTAGAGAAATAGAGAAGAAGATCTACGATGAGAAGCGGACGCTTCTCTTCTCTGAACGGGCAGAGTATAAGGGCGATCTTCAGATCTCGAAGACCGATCCCGTGGGGCAGACGGTCTACTACTTCTACGATGGAGCAGGAAGAAGAGTCTCTCAAGAAGATGGTTTTCAGAAGATCACTTTCGGGTACGACTCTTTAGGACGCCCCTCCACAACGGCTACCTCTGACGGCACTTCTCCCTTGATCACAGTGAAGGAGCACGATCTTCTGGATCGCGTCATTGAAGAGAGAGCAGAGGATGGAGAGGGAAATACGCTGACAAGAGTTCTCTACTCTTATGACGCCTCTTGCAACAGGTCTTCAGTCACAAAGTTCATAAACGGGCAGGAGAGCACCGAGCGTTTTGTTTTCGACTCATTTAAAAGACCGGTAGCCCAGACGGATGCTCTTGGATTTCTAGTTGAAACTCTCTATGACGAGAACGAGCGCAATGCTCAGGGACAGCGGGTTCTTAAGAAGAGAGTGATCGACGCGCGGGGAGTCTCCACTACCACGCTTCACGATGCGCTTGGCCGCGTGACTCAAACCGAGGGAAGAGGCGCATCTGATGAGCTTCTCTCTCTGGAAAAATTCTTTTACGATCTGGGAGGCAAGTGCTGCAAGCAGGAGAGCACTCTCATTTCAGCGGCAAGACCACTCTCTACCGTTACGACGGTGTGGGAGCATGGCGTCATGGGGAGGCTCTTAAGTTTAACAAAGGCTGCTGGGAGTGTAGATCAGCGCGTTGAGAGATATAGATACGATGAGGCGGGCCTCCTTCGAGAGATCATCAAGCCCGATGGAGTGCATCTTATTCATGAGTATGACGCTCTCGGCCGCAAGGTGCGCCTCTTCTCTTCAGACCAGTCGATCGACTACGCCTATGCCTACGATCCGCTTGGACGCATGGTTTCAAATGAGAACCTGCTGAACCATAAAGCGACCACCCGCATCTATGATAGAAGGGGTTGCCTCACCCAAGAGGTGCAGGAGGGCGGAGCCTCAATTGCTTACAAGTACGATCCGCTGGCTCGCCGCACAGCTCTTCTCTTGGCAGATAGATCTTCGGTTAGCTACCACTATGACGCTCTCTACCTCAGAGGGGTAGAGCGTTTGAGCGCAGATGGCGATCTCCTCTACACGCATAAGTACACCGAGTATGATCAGGCGGGCAATCTTCTGAGCGAAGAACTCGCAGCTGGAGTGGGAGCGCAAACCCGCACAGTTGACATGTTAGGAAGAGCAGTCTCGCTCTCCTCGCCCTATTTTACCTACGCGATTAGCGAGTTCGACCCCTCGGGAAACATTCTGCAAATCAAGCGGGCAGAAGAGAGGCGTTCATTTGCCTACGACGGACTCTCGCAGCTTACACGCGAAAAGGATCACACCTACGTCAGCGACTCGCACCAGAATAGGCGCGTGCAGGATGGAGTGGCCCACACTCACAACGCATTAAATGAACTTCTGAAAACCGAAGAGGAGCACTTCTCCTACGATGCGAATGGTAATCCCATCTTGCAGCAGATGAAAGAGGAGCAGGTTCGCTATTACTACGATGCGCTCGACCGCCTCATCCAGGTGATCTCTCCCGAACGCTACTGGGTGATTTTTACATATGATGGACTTCATAGACGCACCTCTAAGGTCAGCTACCTCAAAGAGGCTGGCACGTGGAAAGAGAGCCAGAAGCTCTACTTCCTCTACGATGATCAGAATGAGATTGGAGCGATGGATGATGCGCACACGCTCTGCCAGCTGCGCATTTTAGGATCCGTCCCCAGAGCAGAGGCCGGCGCGGCAGTCGCTCTCGAGCTCGACGGCCTCCTCTTCATTCCCCAGCACGACCTGCTGGGGAATGTTGTAGGCCTCATCTCTCCCCAGACCCGCACCCTCGTCGAGAAGTATGACTACACCGCCTTTGGGGAGGAGATCGCAAACACAGAGGCCCCAAGATCCCCCTGGCGCTACCAGTCCAAACGGACAGATGAGGAGACACACCTCGTCTACTTTGGCCGCAGATACTACATGCCCTCCCTAGGCCGTTGGCTCACAACCGACCCCAAGGGATACACCGCCCTCAGCAGCCTCTACGCCTTCTGCAGCAACAACCCCCTAACCCGCTTCGACCTCTATGGTCTCGAGGACCTCCTCGAAAAGGATCTCCCCCAAAAAAGCGAATCCCGCACCCGCTCTTTCCTCTCCTCCCTTGCTTCCTTTGCTAGAAATCTCTATGCTTTTGCCACCGAAACCTCCGGCACCTATAGCACAGATCCTTCTTCTAAACCTTCTGGTGCTATGTATGTAAATGGGATCTTAACTACACAAGAACAAGCATTCACTGCGGCAAAAACATTTAGCGAGCTCGGAAATGGAATTCAAGTCACTCTTATGCATAACGCATCTAATGGGCCTTTTTTTGATATTGAAAACTGCATAGAAGAATACATGGGAAAGATAACGAGAGAGCAGATCCTCTTGAAAAAAGAATGGGAAGGGTTTGTCGAAAACAATCCTCCTGGCGCAGAAATGCTAGTGGTTAGTTCGAGCGGAGGAAGTATCATTGTGCATGGTGCTTTGCAACGCTCTTCTCCTGAAATTAGAGATAGAATTACTTCGATATCGGTTGGAGGAGGGAAAATTATTCCTCGAGGGTTGTGCCATAGATCATACAACTACATGAGCAAGCGCGATTTCGTCTCAAGAATAGACGCCACTATCCGTTCTGAATATGCGGATCAGTTGATTGTGCTTGATCCACATGAGGATGCGCCTTTTCACGATCACTCAATTTTGAGTCCTACGTTCAGGAGTGTGATTGAAGGCCATATTAAGGACTATCAGATGGGGAATCGAAGGGAATGA
- a CDS encoding alpha/beta hydrolase produces the protein MKITLEKQTAAFIQELTQKGGAPIYKLRPVEARQVLEKLQSSPIEKADVSVEERVIVGGPKGEVSIHILRPKGSQERLPVIMYFHGAGWVMGSRNTHDRLVRELAVATNSAVVFVNYSRSPEDRFPVAIEEAYTATKYVADHAEMFNLDASRFAVAGDSVGGNMAIAVTLLAKKWSSPKIDCQILFYPVTSAAMNTPSYKQFADGPWLTKPAMEYFWNAYEPEVSERKKIMLSPLLATSEELRDLPPALVITAENDVLRDEGELYAAKLMEAGVKVTATRFLETIHDFLMLNALAETPAARGALQLATTYINEAFNRTAQKGAKTRKRAA, from the coding sequence ATGAAAATTACTCTGGAAAAGCAGACGGCGGCATTCATTCAAGAGCTAACGCAAAAAGGGGGAGCGCCAATCTATAAGCTTCGTCCTGTAGAGGCGCGCCAGGTGCTTGAGAAGCTGCAATCTTCTCCTATTGAAAAGGCGGATGTATCTGTCGAAGAGAGGGTGATTGTAGGTGGTCCGAAAGGTGAGGTCTCTATTCATATTCTGCGCCCGAAAGGAAGCCAGGAGAGGCTGCCAGTCATCATGTATTTTCATGGCGCGGGATGGGTGATGGGAAGTAGAAACACTCACGATCGTCTTGTCCGAGAGCTGGCTGTAGCAACAAACTCTGCCGTGGTCTTTGTTAACTACTCGCGCTCACCTGAAGATAGGTTTCCTGTTGCGATCGAGGAGGCTTACACTGCAACGAAATACGTGGCGGATCATGCGGAGATGTTCAATCTCGATGCATCGCGGTTTGCAGTTGCAGGAGATAGCGTAGGTGGCAATATGGCAATTGCGGTAACGCTTCTTGCAAAAAAGTGGTCGAGTCCAAAGATCGACTGCCAGATTCTCTTCTATCCCGTGACTAGCGCTGCAATGAACACCCCTTCCTATAAGCAGTTTGCAGATGGCCCTTGGCTTACAAAGCCTGCGATGGAGTATTTTTGGAACGCCTACGAGCCCGAGGTTTCAGAGAGAAAAAAGATCATGCTCTCTCCTCTCTTGGCAACCTCCGAGGAGCTCAGAGATCTGCCTCCAGCACTTGTGATTACAGCCGAGAATGATGTTCTTAGAGATGAGGGCGAGCTCTATGCTGCGAAACTCATGGAAGCGGGAGTGAAGGTAACAGCCACGCGCTTCCTGGAGACGATCCACGACTTTCTCATGCTCAATGCCTTAGCAGAGACGCCAGCTGCGCGTGGAGCTCTCCAGCTAGCTACCACTTACATCAATGAGGCGTTCAACAGGACGGCTCAGAAGGGCGCAAAGACGAGAAAGCGCGCCGCCTGA
- a CDS encoding glycosyltransferase family 2 protein: MPPLDLSIITVTYQSKEYIDACILSVVTRTFNCTYEHIIIDNASTDGTVELVEGGYSSYVRLIKNQSNHGFASANQQGVKEAKGRYLLFLNPDMQLHEGTLDSLLNWIEKRPEVGLASCKLLCSSETPHPALRPSKFPSLLPYLPALLKLRPFFCSVHPKFFYPTFDDNQEQEVEVVRGAFMLIRREVIQKLGFAFNPRYFILFEDIDTCREVRRLGYKVVYTPLISCIDFFGRSFLKQTSAWKYLQMTRSFKLYVSRWHSPLHLLWINPAATLGFLFRIPEWGLKNSWSALRSKR, translated from the coding sequence ATGCCTCCTCTTGATTTGAGCATCATCACTGTCACCTACCAGTCGAAAGAGTATATAGATGCATGCATCCTCTCGGTCGTCACACGCACCTTCAACTGCACCTACGAGCACATCATCATCGATAACGCCTCAACAGATGGAACAGTAGAGCTCGTCGAAGGCGGCTACTCAAGTTATGTACGCCTTATCAAAAACCAGAGCAACCACGGCTTTGCCTCAGCAAATCAACAAGGAGTGAAAGAGGCAAAGGGACGCTACCTACTCTTTCTCAATCCGGACATGCAGCTCCATGAGGGCACCCTCGACAGCCTCCTCAACTGGATAGAGAAGAGGCCGGAAGTTGGGCTTGCAAGCTGCAAACTATTATGCTCCTCAGAGACACCCCACCCAGCGCTTAGGCCCTCTAAATTCCCCTCTCTGCTCCCCTACCTGCCCGCGCTCTTAAAGTTGAGACCCTTCTTCTGTTCAGTGCACCCAAAGTTCTTCTATCCAACCTTTGATGACAACCAGGAGCAGGAGGTCGAAGTGGTGCGCGGTGCATTCATGCTAATCAGGCGCGAGGTCATCCAAAAACTCGGATTCGCTTTTAATCCGCGCTACTTCATTCTTTTCGAGGATATCGACACCTGCAGAGAGGTGCGCAGACTCGGCTACAAAGTAGTCTACACCCCTCTCATCAGCTGCATCGATTTTTTTGGAAGAAGCTTTCTTAAACAGACAAGTGCATGGAAGTATCTACAGATGACGCGCAGCTTCAAACTATATGTAAGCAGGTGGCACTCGCCGCTCCACCTCCTCTGGATCAATCCCGCTGCAACTCTCGGCTTCCTCTTTCGAATTCCCGAATGGGGCCTCAAAAACTCTTGGAGCGCCCTCAGGAGTAAGAGATGA
- a CDS encoding YggU family protein: MILMVKVTPNSRKNSIEGYQGDVLRVKIKAPPDKGKANEELIEFLAETFKISKSQITLISGHSSRLKKLKIEEPIRIDLKRIGL, from the coding sequence ATGATTCTAATGGTAAAGGTCACACCAAACTCCAGAAAAAACTCTATCGAGGGATATCAAGGAGACGTTCTCAGAGTAAAAATTAAGGCTCCTCCCGATAAAGGGAAGGCCAACGAGGAGTTAATCGAATTTTTAGCCGAGACATTTAAAATATCCAAGAGCCAGATCACCCTGATCTCTGGCCACTCCAGCCGCCTAAAAAAGCTTAAAATAGAAGAACCTATCCGCATAGATTTAAAGCGGATAGGCTTGTAG
- the cfa gene encoding cyclopropane fatty acyl phospholipid synthase yields the protein MNRYICATIFTVLVGFSQLEANQSDPKQVVSEIVGLADVEINGSRMWDIQVFNDGFYNRVLKDQSLGFGESFMQGWWDCEALDECIYRIMRMDLEKNFKPTLAMKWAVIKAKLFNPQTKTGSMDVIDIHYQLGNDLFENMLDSLMAYSCGYWKDATTLDEAQQAKFDLIARKLGLKKGMRVLDIGCGWGGFAKYIAQNYGVEVVGITLSENQAEYARKVCAGLPIEIRVQDYRDVQDSFDRVVEIGMFEHVGEKNYRTFMEIAHRCLKSDGMLMLHTIGSNVSTSTCDAWIDKYIFPKGHLPSIAQIGKSIEGLFVMEDWHNFSADYDKTLMAWFKNFDSSWDQLKGAYSPEFYRMWKYYLLSCAGAFRARQIQLWQVVLSKEGVLGGYKTVR from the coding sequence ATGAATAGATACATTTGTGCAACTATATTTACTGTATTGGTTGGTTTCTCGCAATTAGAGGCGAATCAATCCGATCCAAAACAAGTAGTGTCGGAGATTGTTGGGCTTGCCGATGTAGAGATCAACGGGAGTCGGATGTGGGATATTCAGGTTTTTAACGACGGGTTTTATAACCGCGTCTTAAAAGATCAGTCTCTTGGATTTGGAGAGTCCTTCATGCAGGGCTGGTGGGATTGCGAGGCGCTCGATGAGTGTATCTACCGCATCATGAGGATGGACCTGGAGAAGAACTTTAAGCCGACGCTCGCTATGAAGTGGGCTGTGATTAAGGCGAAGCTATTCAATCCTCAGACGAAGACGGGAAGCATGGATGTGATCGACATTCACTACCAGCTGGGGAACGACCTCTTTGAGAATATGCTAGATTCGCTAATGGCCTATAGCTGCGGCTACTGGAAAGACGCAACTACTCTAGATGAGGCGCAGCAAGCGAAGTTCGATCTGATTGCGAGAAAGCTGGGGCTAAAAAAGGGGATGCGCGTTCTTGATATCGGCTGCGGATGGGGTGGATTTGCCAAGTATATAGCTCAAAATTATGGTGTAGAGGTGGTTGGAATCACGCTCTCTGAGAATCAGGCGGAGTATGCGCGTAAGGTGTGCGCGGGGCTTCCGATTGAAATTCGGGTTCAAGACTACCGAGACGTGCAGGACTCTTTTGACCGTGTGGTCGAGATCGGAATGTTTGAGCACGTGGGAGAGAAGAACTACCGCACTTTTATGGAGATCGCCCACCGCTGTCTTAAAAGCGATGGGATGCTCATGCTCCACACGATCGGCTCCAATGTCTCGACTTCGACATGCGACGCTTGGATCGACAAGTATATCTTCCCAAAAGGTCACCTGCCCTCCATTGCGCAAATCGGAAAATCGATCGAAGGGCTATTTGTCATGGAAGATTGGCACAACTTCAGTGCGGACTACGACAAGACGCTCATGGCCTGGTTTAAGAATTTTGATAGTAGCTGGGATCAGTTAAAAGGGGCCTACTCTCCTGAGTTCTACCGCATGTGGAAGTATTATCTTCTCTCGTGCGCGGGGGCTTTCCGCGCGCGTCAGATTCAGCTCTGGCAGGTGGTCCTTTCTAAAGAGGGAGTTCTCGGCGGTTACAAAACTGTAAGATAA
- a CDS encoding ATP-binding protein: MFERDIVIELKQLELKYPVVTVIGPRQSGKTTLVQAVFPDKPYVNLEAPDVRDLAESDPRGFLDKYPSGAILDEIQRLPQLLSYIQVIVDKTSLKGMFILTGSHQLELHQAISQSLAGRTALLTLLPMSLGELLKAGIDLPLDEMLLKGGYPRIYKDNLDPTRAYRNYFQTYVERDLRQLINIKDLSQFNRFVRICAGRIGSVLNLAELGGEIGVSSHTVKEWLSILEASFIIFRLQPYFENFGKRIIKSPKLYFTDVGLATYLLGIENEVQISRDPLRGHLVENLIILELMKSRLNRGLDPQLYYYRDTQKNEIDVIFKDGHNLVPIEIKSSKTFNREFLRRLHFFQNLTGDRAPKGYLIYAGEEEQRVQSVDLLNYKKSTLSIK, encoded by the coding sequence ATGTTTGAACGAGACATAGTCATTGAGCTTAAGCAGCTTGAGTTAAAATATCCTGTTGTCACGGTCATAGGACCGCGGCAATCTGGGAAAACTACGCTTGTTCAAGCGGTCTTTCCAGACAAACCCTATGTCAACCTTGAAGCCCCAGATGTGAGAGATCTCGCAGAGTCGGATCCAAGGGGGTTTCTAGATAAGTACCCATCTGGGGCCATATTAGACGAGATTCAGCGCCTTCCTCAGCTTCTTTCTTACATTCAAGTTATCGTAGATAAAACATCGCTGAAGGGGATGTTTATTCTAACGGGGAGTCATCAGTTGGAGCTTCACCAAGCAATCTCACAATCGCTTGCTGGCAGAACAGCTCTTTTGACTCTTCTTCCGATGAGTTTAGGCGAGCTATTGAAAGCTGGTATCGACCTGCCTCTTGATGAGATGCTATTAAAAGGGGGATACCCGAGAATCTATAAAGACAACTTAGACCCGACAAGAGCCTATCGTAACTATTTTCAAACCTATGTAGAAAGGGATTTGCGCCAACTTATTAACATTAAAGATCTAAGCCAGTTCAATCGTTTTGTGCGTATCTGTGCAGGACGTATTGGAAGTGTTCTTAATTTGGCAGAACTTGGAGGTGAGATAGGAGTCTCTTCTCATACTGTAAAAGAGTGGCTATCTATTCTAGAAGCTTCTTTTATCATTTTCCGTTTACAACCCTACTTCGAAAATTTTGGCAAAAGAATCATTAAATCTCCAAAGCTCTACTTCACAGATGTGGGTCTTGCAACCTACCTTTTGGGAATCGAAAATGAGGTGCAGATCAGTCGTGATCCATTGAGAGGGCATCTGGTTGAAAATCTGATAATACTAGAACTCATGAAGTCGAGATTAAATCGCGGATTGGATCCGCAGCTCTATTATTACCGCGATACTCAAAAAAATGAGATCGACGTGATTTTTAAAGATGGCCACAATCTAGTTCCGATCGAAATCAAGTCTTCAAAAACATTCAATCGAGAGTTTTTGAGACGGCTGCACTTTTTCCAAAATCTTACCGGTGATCGAGCTCCTAAGGGCTATCTGATTTATGCAGGGGAAGAGGAGCAAAGGGTTCAATCGGTTGATCTACTCAATTACAAAAAATCTACTCTTTCTATCAAATAA